DNA from Leishmania mexicana MHOM/GT/2001/U1103 complete genome, chromosome 9:
AAACAATGGTCACGTCTCCGTGGATGACGGAgctgcggtgccgcatcCGCAGAGCGCCGATGAGAATGTCATCGTTCAAGGGTACGAGGCACAGTGCGACCTTGTCCTCCGCATTCTCGACGGGATGCtggcgcgcctcctcgctcgcCGCGAGTCGATCGTGGTGGAAGGGGTGCATCTGCTCCCGCGATATCTGGCGGCGAAGCGCGCCGAGCTTCTCGTGTCGCATGTGGCCTGTGTTCCTGTTCTCGTGCGCATCCCCAAGGCGGACAGTCACCTGGAGCGGCTCTGCATCCGCGCACGCGGCATGTCCATGCAGGCGCGAAACAACAAGTACATCCGCTCCTTCAACGCAATCCGCACCATCCAAGCTCACCTGGTCGAcagcgtggaggcggcgtcgcttCCGGTTCTGGTGCTCTCAAACACGAACATAGACAAGTCCTTCACCGCACTCCACCACACCCTGTTGGAGACCATGGAGTACGTCGCGGTGCACGGCTGGCCTGcggacgcggcagcggcggccgaaGTCCCTCTCACTGGGGTGGTCTTCACGGCTGTAAAAGACAGACTtgttgcggtggtgcggcagcgtcggtgtcgccgcagcgccacggaTGACAACATGAGCACGTCGAGCGGGACGGGTGCGTCTGCGCTGGGAGACgaggaaaaagggggcgTGGTAACGGCCCCCTTCGGCGCCCTCGCACTCGCACCCCACGCACGACTGCCAGCCCATTCCCcggcgggcagcagcagcaacggtgcagcgccgcgtgctCGCTCTGCAGAGCTGCTGGGGGTGGTACAGCGTTGCCTTCTCGAGCAAGGCTTGCGTTATCACTCTCGCACCAGTAATTCTCAAGCAGATTCAGCAACGGTGTATGGTCCCTCCGGGGTGCTCGGCTCGCGGGACGCCAGCAGTCgctcccacgcacacgtagcCGTAcgcccctcttcccccaTCGCGGCGAAGTCGCGCATCAGCCTGACCCCGTCGTCTCACCTTCTGTCAGACGGCCACAACGATGAGTTTGACGAGGTGGAGATGCCGTCCCTGATCGGCTCGTGAAGGTCGTTTGACTTAACTCCCACGTCCACACGCGCGGAAGAGGCGCGAGAGGGATGTCGTGCATAACACCAGCTTTTCATTGCGCGTGGTTGTCGCTCGTGTGCTGCTCACAGCACACCCGCACAGAACCGTCGGCATCTTcatcgcctccactgccgcctccctctctctgggTGTTTtgtgcgtggaggaggggggcggggcggggcgggagggCTTTGTTCTGTaacacacacccacatatatatatacatatatgcctccctccctcctgcctGGACTTCTTCCACCAACCACCAACCCTCCACATCTTGCGGATCGCTCTCGATTGACCGCGATGACGGTGGCAGTGCAGCCCCGTGCGCGCTcagggcggagggggactATATCCCCACGTGCGACATGCGCGATTCGAAAATGACCGCGAACGGGCTTACCTcactcctctctccgtcttctgTATTGTCATCCCTTTCTTCTCGGTGAAGGAGATCCTCTCGCGGCGTCGTACGTAGGCGGGCAGGTTGCCGTTTGTCCATCCTCTCTCGTCATGTCTGACGCCGCGCCGGTCACGGCTACTGTTGATGCGCCGCCATTGCCCACCCCAACGAACGTGAAGCCGCCGCGCAAGAAGCCACTGAGGACGGAAGAAGCTAACCCCCGTCTGCTCGCTCAGGCGAACGGCGTCtccgcacagcagcagaagcagcgggACAAGGAGTTTGCCACGCACAAGGCGCACATTCTGGCCAATCTGCAGACGAACGCGTGTGACCTGAGCCCCAAGGGAAGCGTAGATGCGAAGTGTCTCCCTGTGATGGATGTGCTCAACACGCACAAGGACTACGtcaccacgagcagctgcagcggacGCATTGCCCTCTTCCACAGCATCACGCACAGCAAGGCTTGTGAGACCGACGATGGGGAGGCAACGCCGGGGCCGCGCATGAAGCGTGGCGAAAACGCGGCGCTTGGTTGGGTGTTCGTGAAGCACGGCATGCTGCGCCCGATGGAGATGGCCCAGGTGGTGGGTTTCCTCTGCGGAGCACCCACCACGCCGGAGGACGTGGCGCTGGATGCGGCGCAGATGGAGAAGCACGCGGCTCACATGGCCTctgtgagcagcagcgcctactgccacggcgccgccccTGGTTCCTTGCCTGCTGGGATGTATGATggcgaggtggagggagtgctggtggaggcgagaggaggcggaggcgaggtTGCAGCACTGCCCGTTCCTACGCGCGGCACCGTGTCGCTCAAGATGGAGCCGTTTGTGATGCACGTTCAGTGCCGCACGATGGAGGCTGCAAAGCTGTTGCTCTCGGCGGCTGTTAGTGACAGCGGGTaccgcaacagcggcgtTGTCCCGCCTGGCAAGAAGATTATGTGCGGCATCCGCAGTGCTGCTGGACTGGGACTGGAGGTGCCTGTCGTCGTTCACGGCGTCAACCACGTGGCGTCTCAGCGGGCATACGTTTGGGCGCTGCTGGGACTCGCGAATGAAAAGATGGAGGCGAACGAGAAGAAGATTcggctgctggagaagtCCGTGGTGGCCCGCGTCTTGCCGGCGTGATGGCCGCGCACAGCCCCTAAACCGCGCAACGAAGACTAACAACGCGTGGACGTATCTGAGAGAGGTAGTCCTGTGTCCAACCATCGATCCCCGTGGCGGtgacgagcagcggcagcgatggcctGTGTGGCTAGTCAACGCGCGGTCACACAGGCACCTGCCGTGAGCAGGCCATCCTTCCTAcctcccgcctcccccccccccgctaAGACACGCACAAAACAGGAGGCAAGAAAGACCCAGGGCACAAGCGGTCCACGGCtctccggcagcagcggggacGACAGCTGTCGCGCTACGACTGCCGAAGGcagccccacccctccctaTCCCTTTGTGTCCTCTCCCGTGGACCGCCGGCGATCGCGTACACCGCCTTGGGGAACGATCCCGCTACTCACGCCccgcggtgtgtgtgtgtgtgtgtgtgtctttccctctctcattccctctgtgtgtgcctccgccaccactACCGtcgtctcccctcctcctcctgtcttCTTGTGGACGTACCGTGCGCACGTGGCGACGTCGATCCGTGACGATCGCCGTTCTACTGCGCCTGCACGAGAAGAGTTTCTcggtcccccctcccctccctctacaTCACGCGTCATCGGTCCGCGTCACAGGTCTGCCTTCATCATCTTCCTGCGCTCATCTTTACTTGGCAGTCGCGCTGTTCCCTTTAACCACTCACTCCTTGGCTGTGCAGCAGAACTCCCCCGCAGACCGGAAAATGACCGCGAACGCCAGTGCGTCGGAGAGCGCCCTCACTGAGGAGCAGATTGTGCAGCAGTACAACCGCATGCGTCAGGAGCAGAGCGCCATCATGTCTCGCATCGCCGAGCTGGAGAATGAGTCCCACGAGCACGACCTCGTCGCGACCGAGCTGCGCCCGCTCAACAAGGACCGCTGCTGTCATCGCCTTGTCGGTGGTGCGCTAGTGGAGCTCACGGTGGGCGAGGTGCTGCCGGACATTGAGGAGAACTTAGCCGCCATTCGCGAAGCGCTCGTGCAGCTAAACAAAGGCCtcatggagaaggagaagcagaTGGACGAGTTCATGACCAAGCACAAGCTGAACCGTCCCGGCGCGAACCAGGCCGTGACGGCCAATCAGAGCAACGAGGGCAACCGCGGCGTTCTGGCGTGACGCGGCGCTCGATGCGGTGCAACAGTCGTGGACCGCGGAGTCTGCGCGTGACTATCTGTGTCCGTGGCGTATACGTTATGTGTGTCTAAGTCAGTAACGGCGTTTCCCTCCGTGGAccacctccccttcccctcccctgtctGCGAGTCGTACCACACGCGGATATGTGTCTACGAGGGGGGGGTCGTGTTCGCGTCTGTTTGGCGTCGATCTACCTTCTTACCTGAGAGAGACatccgaaaaaaaagggaagcgAGACCCACCCTGAACAtcttccccaccccaccccacccccacaccccctcgtcgtccgctctctcccgcctcgCCGTCTGGACGGCACGTAAGGTGAGGGGCCGAGCAACCAGGATGATGTGCAGTAGAATTCGTGTTTCACGTATGCCATGCCGTTTCTGGACAAACCCCTCGCAGTCCTCAAGGGTGTCCCTGCCAGCCCTCTCCACCCGCAACtcccgctctcctctctgcccTCGCGGACACTCACCGTAAAGAAAACGTAAACAACAGGAGAgactcccctcctcctctctctgccgcagGCGCGGGCCGAATGTTTCCGCAGGGGCTGATCGACCAATGGCTGAGCAAATCACGTGAgggccgccgcagcgtgcGAGAGGACCGGAAAGCAACGCCAGCCATCCTGGACAACATCGACCGCCTCGAGGAGTACTGCCGTAGCCACCCCTACAACGTCTTTTGTGCGAGCACGTTGCAGCATCCTCCTTTTGCCCTCCACGCACTGGAGagcgaagcggcagcgcagcagcggctcgcacagccgccgccggtgttCGCAGCGACCGTCCCCTCGCCCTCTGCTCACACGACGGCCTCCAATGAGGTGTGGGGCGGCGTCTGTGGGCGGTACGCAGACGGAGACGAATCTCgcgcgtcggtggcggctgctCGTCAACATCTGCACAACGTCGCTGCGCGACTCGCCACGTATCTGCAGTCTAGCGGCGCCGTGAGGAGTTCGGCAACCCGTCATGAGGAAGAGTCGCAGTGCACCGTTGTGGCAGACTTCTTCGTGCACTTGTtgtcggaggcggcggtggccgccgtgtACCGGCAGGGTATCGCTGCGCaggtggagggcgaggagcggGCGGCCTTTCAGCATCGCCAGtcgcggcgacggctgcaACTCCCCGTTCACAGCAAGCACGACGGTACTCTTGAGGGTCTGGAGTTGTCAGACCGTAAGGGGGCAGGCGCCGAGGCCGTCCATGAGGTCGAGGGTCTAACGGTGGTGCGGCCCATTGCTGACTACCGGCGACTGAGTCAGGGACTCGCTTCGCTGTGGAGTTTGCTGGCACAAACGGAGCGGCGTGGTGGACTGGCGCCCGGCGGACCACCATCGAAAAAACGCAGCcgcgacagcaccgccgatACTGACTCGGCGGACGACAACGACAACCTGTggacgcgcgtgcgtgtggacTACCTGCGCCACTGGCTTGGCGACCGTCCCCTtccacccccgccgcctcttccggGCACCGCAGCGTTGGGGGAGACTCAACGAAGGACAGAGGCATCGTCGCCAGCGAACCTGGGTGGCGCGTGGCGGAGCCGGCCGCTCTACATCTCCGAGCGCGATGTGGAGTTTGCCCTGCGCAAGGTGCTCGCGGACGTCACAGCATCCGCACCCCCGTAATGTGTCTGCTGGGACCTATCCATACCCgaacacacaaagaaaaacgctCTCTCTTGCTCAGGGCCAAAGTGGCCGCAAGAGCAGCAACTCCCATTCCCTGCCACacctgcctcccccctcctccatgtGCCCTAGCACTGGAGACGGCGTCATGTCTACTCCTGTCAGTCCCATCTCACGCCTCTCCACCGTTTCGTCTGGCACAGCTACCCTCGCCAAGAGCACACTGCACATACTTTTCCTTGTAGATTGGACAGGACATCGCGGGCAGCGCCCCTGCGCACCGTCTACGAAGCATCCAGCCATGTCAACCAAGCTCATCAATGCTGTCTGCACCATGGCAACGCGCGAGTGCGTTGCCGAGCTTGCGCTGTTCCACCGAGCGCTCCGCACGCTTCATCCCACCCTACCCCTCTAcctcggctgcagcagcgaggtCCGCGACGCCGCAGAAGCGCCCACCGACGCCACCTCTCAGCTGCGTGCTCTGCACGACGACGCGCATGtgcggtgggtggtgtgTCTCGACCAGTACGGCCCGGTCATTTCTCGCGCGGAAATGGAGCGCCAACGCGGCGTGTGGTACCCCGCACGGCACACTGACTTCATGATGGAAAAGGCCAATCTGATGGAGCTGGCGTTGATGACGGCAGAGGGGAGCACGCCAACCGTGGCGTTCCTCGACTGCGATATTACTCTGCTTCGCGAACTGCCCTGCAtaccggcagctgcggctgttgcCCTGTCGCCGCACTGGATTCGCGAATCCGACGAGGCCGTCTTCGGCGCCCTCAACGGCGGCTACGTTGTCGCCAGCACGCCGGAGGTGCTGTGGGAGTGGCGACGAGCTACGCAGACGTCACGGTACTTTGATCAGGCTTCGCTGGAGCACGTGGCGGCTGTCTTCGAGCGGCgcgggcagctgcaccgactgccaccgcagcacaaCTACGGGTTctggcgcctcctccagccgcGCTGCGGAAGTGTCGCTGAAGAGGCGAAGCGCTTTTCCATCGCCCATGCGCCCTCACCGGGCACCGGGCAGCAACCAGGGGCGATGGCTGTCCACTACGATGGGGCACCGCTGTGCTCCCTTCACTCGCACTTTTTGATGCCAAACCCCCCGCCAGACGTTCGCCTGTTCAACGCCGTGCTGCGGCGTTGGCTggggcgctgcgccgcctccaaccccgtctgcgctgcggccCTCGCGCGCTTTTAGGGGTGCGGGGTTTCGGGAGGCCCCGCGCTTGGGGGTGGGCCCAGGGGGCCCGGCGccccgggggggggggcggccCGTGCCCCCCGGCGAGCGCACCCGCCAGCCCCCACCCAACCCCGGCCCGCCCTACGCGCCGGCCCAGCCTGGCGAAGCCCAACGCCCCCCAAAGCCGCGCCGGCCGGGACGCGGCGCGCCCGCGGGGCCGCAAGCAGAGGGCGGGGAAAGGCACCCCGGCACCACGCGGGCAGAAAAGAcgcgcccccccccggcGAAACACCGCCGGAGGACCCGACCGcccacgccggcggcggaaaaacacccccacccccaccacacGCCCCGCGCCTAACAAACCCCAAAGGGAAGCGGCCGGGCGCTGGCGGGGATATGGCCCACCCTTTCCTGGGGCGCCG
Protein-coding regions in this window:
- a CDS encoding putative prefoldin subunit 2; the protein is MTANASASESALTEEQIVQQYNRMRQEQSAIMSRIAELENESHEHDLVATELRPLNKDRCCHRLVGGALVELTVGEVLPDIEENLAAIREALVQLNKGLMEKEKQMDEFMTKHKLNRPGANQAVTANQSNEGNRGVLA